TCatctgtgtatttttatttagtttgccGGGTTTTCTTACTGTGCATTTGGCCTAAGTGTTCTTATAGCACGAACACCTCTCCGCCGCCATGAACACAACATCCAATCTAAGCTCTTTGCTAAAGAACTGATGAAAAGAGCACGTTGCAGCTAAGACTTGATTTTCAACAGCAGGTAAACCAATCAGTAATAAACGGGCTGGTGGCAGCGTACGTAGAGGAGGAGAGGTTGCCTGTTTGGACAGTGCAATCGCCAGATTTCTGAAACATACTGGGCAAAATGCAGCTTAGGAAGAGCGGATGGCCGCCAGTACTTCAGCCTTGCTTCTGACAGATTTTGGGCTGATGTTGACAACTTTGCTGTCAGCTTCATGGTGAGAAATAGCATACAGAGAGATCTTGTGTGTGTCCGTAGGATTTGTGTTGATCTGGGCATACATGAGGTTTACCTTTACATTATTTGGCAAGTAAGTTATGACACATCTCAGGGGATGTTACAGAGTAATCCAAAAGTAATGTAACTAGTAGTGTAACTACTTCAGCAGTGAGTAATTGAGTAAAGTAAAGCATtgctttatcactttatcacttcaatactggactcaaaactgacactttaataataatttatggtcttttgtttgtttatttgacaaatgttcttattgttgttattatcattattattgttattttgttgtctttatactgtctttttttatcttctttatttcttttttcttgctaaaactgctgctggaattttcaatttccttacgggagtcatcccaaaaggatcaataaagagaagtctaagtctaagtctagaaAAACAGTAGCTACTTTCTATTTGGAGTAACTACCCCAACACTGCCTACAATACAGCTGAGCACAATTAAGACAAAAGACAGCCAACAGTTTCACtaaaacacatcttttttttttatttcttcttacTTCATATCTAAATGATATATTCAATGACAGATTTGTCTTCACGGAACATCATATGGAAACTGCAGCAGCACaattagaaaaaaagcaaactaAATAAACACGATCCAGTTTATCTATTAGGCTTATAAAATATCAACATTCATCCAGCAGAATTATGTTGCCTTGATGGTTTTAACAGTGTCGTTTCTGCTGATGAGGCTTTATGACCCGTTGGGAAACTATTCTTGCGCTTTAATCAACACCAACACTTCAACTTAAGTGACGgttgaaatgaataaaaactcCCACTCGGTTAGCATCACCCAAAAACCCATCATGTATCCATTACACTGGGGGAGATAAACATGCATTATTTGGTATTTGCATGGTTGCGCAGTGTGCAACAGAATATGATTAGATATTTAATCCCAAAAGGTCAACATTACTGTTCATTATGGGAtcatgtgtgctgtgtttgcACATGGTTTCCATAGTTTCTCTTGCCAAAACAAAAGTGAATAACAGGCTATCAGAGTTAACTTGTCCATATTGTATGTGGGTGAGATTGTGCAGGCAGAGAATCACACTGAGTCACCAGCAGAACACCTACTGTCTATCACGTCTCCGTGTGGAGTAAGCACAGGTGGGTTATCACCGAGGGGAGTCGGGGATCACCGGCCAGCAGCTCCGTATTTATagcccaacacacaaacacaagtcaACAACAAGAAGGAAACACACCGCTCCGCTCCCCCTGATCAGAGCTCTACTCTCATCAAGCTGCCGTACcactggggtgggggggtgNNNNNNNNNNGACTGGGCAAATAAAGCACAGCCAGGCAAATCCCTTTTTAATGGGCCTTTAATGCTGTCATGCTCCTTGGTGGATCTTTACAGAAGGGTGAGCATGCGCGTGTGGGCTGAAGACCGGCAGCACAGTAGAGCCAGTTGGACTGCATATACAGCGAGCTAAATATAACTAGTGTCCCTGTCCTGGTGTGTGGTTTGCCAGCACTCATGAATAAAGGGCTCAGAGGTGAGTTTCTGATGAATAAcggagattttcttttttttaatgtgcataGTAATCAGTAGGTGAAAGTGTATATACTCAGGTACTGCACTGAAGTTATCAATACACAGTAAAATGTGTCAGAAGCAGAGTTGGAAGAAGATATTTGCAGTACAACATTGCTAGTAAGTCCTGCATTAAATATTTTACTTCAATAAAACACAGGTATTAGCATGAAAACCTCAAAGTACCAAGAGTAAAAGTACTCCTGTATAATGGACAGTTTTAGAATGATGTGTATTATGCATTCAtgttttcatcactttaatgttgctgGTAAAGGTGTTTATTTGAATTACTTTACTGCTGGGTAGCTGTACCTGGGATAATACATTGTAATTTACTTGCTTATTATCTTTCATATCATTAGGCTGAATCTGCAAAATACTTAagttttcaaataaatgtagtggagtaaacaGAAACTTTTCCCACAAACGGAGCAGAACTAGCAGCCGTATGTGGCAATGTTGGGCTGAAACAAGGTATTTTCAGGTTAATTAACAAGTTTGTCCAAATGGATGTCTTGTAAGGTAGCctaagttttttttagaaaaaagtgAGTTTTAGGATAAGATTACAAAAACGTTCCTGCATGAGGCCCATTGTTACTGACCTGTACCTGCAAAGTTGCAAAATATGAATATGTGTTTTTATACAATATCCACTTGTAGAAACTGATAAAtgaaacgtttaaaaaaaaaagttatggtaCGGGCAGCACTTCAAGTTAGAGAAAGATTGTGGTGTTGGTTAAATAGAGAAACAGTCAAAAGTGACTTGAAACCCAAGACACAATGcattaatgaacatttaacTAAAACTAAGATGTTTCACAAACCTTAACCAAAATGCTTTTGTTGCCTAAAACTAACCACACCTAATGGGAATCAGGATGTGAACCTTGCCTTACGCTCTATACACCCACCATGCACCTTGACCACCTCCCTAAAACCTTCAAACGTAACCCTGACAGCAATTACAGTTAACCCTTAAAACCTGTATAAACACAATGATAGTGGATGCGGTTACAGGCATGAGATTCCTATCCAAAATAAAGTAATAGCATCAATGTTCAGCTAATGTGTAGCTGGTTGCAGTGAATGTTGATTTAAGCTTAACTACAGTTCAATTTGAGCAAATGATTGTCACATTATGGAATGAAAAACGATAGtgactagatagatagagaagATACATATGATAACAGTAAATAAAGGCACAACTTTGTACATTCATATTCATGCATATGTACACAATATAAACAGGAATATATTCTGTATGTTGGTGAAGCTTTAGTACATCCTTCAAATGTTAAAGAAACTTTGAgcaattaaacagaaaaagctTACTTGTTTTTCTTAAGTCTTCATTATATATACACTTCGAATGGGCTTTTTGCTCTGCTACAAACAGTTCAGTGTTGGCTGCCCTGTGTCGTAATACTGAGTTCACTTCAAGTAAAATGCGGTCCGTCATTTACACTATAAGTAACTTATCTCCAGTGATGTGCTCTGTTCCAAGTTCTCCTCTGGCAGAGTTTTAATGCTCCCATTTTTGGTTCCATTGAGAAGTAGCGGTACAGTCAGTGTTGACCCGTCGGCTGGATCTTTCCCTGTCACGTCCCCAGGTTTGTCCTCCCTGTCTGGGGACGACAGCTCCGTTGCAACTGGAGTCGCTCCTTTCTCGGGCAACAGCGGCAGCAAGCTCTGTGTCTGGAAGCTGCTGTTGCCATTTTGGGCGATTCTGTAGATCTCCGTCATTTCCGAGACGTCTTCCTCGTCGTACTCGTCCTCATCCTTGAATACCCGTCTAAGGCTTTCCCTGGGCTTGAGCACGGCCCTGCCCTCCCTCTGCTCTTGCTGCTGGAGCTCCATGGGCTCGTGGTTCTCCACCTTCCTTGTGGAGCGGCAGAGGGCTTTCCGGAAACCCCTCTTGAAGTTGTCCGACATGAAGGCGTAGACGATGGGGTTGGCGCAGCTGTTAGCGTAGCCGAGCACTACGACAAAATAATAAAGACCCTGATACTCTGACGGCAGCGAAACCAGCAAGTTGAGGATGTTGAGGGCGTAGAAAGGCAGCCAGCAGAAGACAAACACGGCAACAACGATCACAACCATGCGCGTCACTTTTCTCTCCGACTTCCTGCGCTTGGTGGAGGTGGCGTGGACCTTTTTACCCGAACTGCGGACCTTGAAGACGATAAGCAGGTAGCAGAGGCAGATGATAAGAAGAGGGCAGAAGAATCCAACCGTGgaggtgtaaataataaaagccGCCCGCCATATGTTGGCTGGCTGTGGCCAGGCGATGTTACAGGTACCCCCTGTCTTCTGGATGTTGGCAAAGATCACCACAGGCAGAATAACAAGAAAGGACAGAGCCCAGACAGTGCCATTTACAACTTTGGCCACCTGAGGGCGCCGCCACTTTGAAGACCGAATAGGGTGGACTACGGCAAGGTAGCGATCGATGCTCATCACAGTCAGGCAGAAGATGCTGGTGAACTGGTTGATGGAGTCGACAGTCATGACCAGGCGGCACATGAAGGAGCCAAACGGCCACGACTGGAGGGTGTTCTGAACCGCCAGGAAAGGCAGACTGAGCATGAAGAGCTCGTCAGCGATGGCTAAGTTCAGGATGTAGATGTTGGTCACTGACTCTATCTTTGAGTAGTGCAGCACAATGTGAATGACCAAAGTGTTTCCACCCAAGCCAATGATACACACGATTATGTATATAAGTGGTAGGAGGACCCCTGCCACGCTAGGACCTAAGGAGACAACTGGGACGCTGGAGTTGGTGGAGTTGGACAGCGTCTCGTTCAGATCGCTGTCGTTAAACAGCAACAGAGGGAGTCCGGGCGAGGGGCTGGGGAAGCTGCCGTTCTCCCACAGCTCATCCATCCTCTTCAGCCCGGGGAGCTAGATGTTCTTCTGTTGTTTCAGCTCTCGCCCATCTGATCTGTCGGGATGGGGAAAAATATCAATTATCAGACTGAATCGTTTCCTACGTTTGTTTcagctctgaaataaaaaccaaaaaaacacatcttggtcttttttttatttattttttaaacacaataaGCTATTTTTACTTCCAATGCCAAAGTGTTGCTgacttaaaataaattattttctttatttaaaaaaactgaacttTTGCACATTTCAACTTTGAAAACCACCAGGTATGTTGACTCTGTTCTGACAAAAGGTGTTTGTGTCACACTAAGTAATTCTGCCTGGTCATTTCTTCGGATATGACATTGTAGTTTTAAGGGACTTTGACTGTCATACATTTAAGATGTATGGCAGTGCTTGTTGTGGCCAATTTGGACATGTGCTGCATGcatgtaatatgtgtgtgtgtatgtggtaagTCTGTGTGAATGGTTTGTTCGCTACATCACCAGTgcacctgtgtgtatgtgtgctaaTCACAGGTTAGAAAAGGattcaagaaaaataaaataaaggattaaccGTACGGTGATGGCAGACCTTATTATTTGAACCAGCAAGATTTGGAAATGGCTTTGTGGCCTTGTTTTGTGCTCAGActgccacagagagagagagagagaaggccgGGACAGGTCCCATCTCAGAACGGTGTGAAACCGTGTGTAACTGCTttgagatcatagactgtaaatattaggTCTATGTTTGAAATATGTTTACTCTCATTCAGTGGGTGTCTCAGCTCAGGTCACAGGTGATACTCAATCAGCAGAGAAGTGTCTGTATACTCGTGgtaagaaaacaattaaaactgcaTCACCGTTTAACGTTGACGTTTGTTTAAGCTGTATTACATGAGAGGGTTTATGGTTACCGACAAAATAAGTGATCTGTATTCATCTTGTGGAGCAAACTGCTcttcaaatgcaaaaaaaaaataaaaaataaaaagctgatTTCTAGTCCCTCCCTGTAAACCAGGCCATGGgatttatactgtaaaaaaacagcccgcaaatataaacacaaaactgccaACTCCATCGTGTTgtaagtaagaaaaaaaaaagttgttgtatTCATTAGCAAGATTGCTGtactgtttagttcaaaaacaccaaaagtaCAAAGACATAGCGGACCAaacgcaagcttttattttgaaaagtcaaagctcAGGACATGGAGggagggcatgagacgggagcATAGACtgtacattatatataatatattacataacaataataataataacaatattaatttaatatacagtctatagaCAGGAGGCAAGAGACGGGAGGTcttcaggctgcagccatacccaaCTCTAAAAAGGCAGAGCGCTCGCTCCCTGTCAGGTCGAAGATCAAGCTGTTCCACCTAGCCCCCccctctagaggcctggagaacttccctTGTATAATCTGGAAGCAgcgttttttgttgcatttgcttTCGGGGTCGTCTTCTTATCTTTTTGCGTCActtcttttttcagggtttgtgtgttttcctttttgcatcgtttctgtatttgcagcgtgtttatgtatttggttgtgttgtgtgtatttgcatttttttgtcaaatcacttttttttgtcaaactaatGAAGTTGCTTTcttaatttgtttgtgttttgtctatttgcatgtgttttcttaagttacAGGGCGTTTGCCCCCGTCAGCCGCCGTACACTTGGGTCTTTTATGCAGTCAAACTCTGTTGGGAGAACTGAGCACAAAGCAatcataaaatactgtaatgtAATCAACATGTTTACAATGACAAACACAGGACACAGGCAAAGATAACGCTCCGAGGGCAAGTGGCAGAGAgaccaaaagaaaaacacaggaaacagatGAATTGATGGAAAGCAGATGGGGAAGTGGTGGATATAAAATGATGAGTCAGAAAGGAAACAATCAAAACCGGGTGAAAATGGATGTTTGCAGGTAGATTAATTTAACCATAGCAGCTTTATTTGGTCCTATACTGATACGGCAGGTAAATTAAACACAGTGTGTTCCCACGTGTGGGCAATTTCATTAGCAACCCAGCAGCACTTAGATTAACATGAACTGGGCACACAATTGGGAGTGGGCTTTAGGACACATGGCGGTGAGACTGTGTGGTTTCCGGAGACTCATATTTGGTGAACCTAACAGCTGGTGCACTCGCCCACCCATTCACACAGCCATTTCAATGTAGaaatcaaaaagaaacaaaagaaggaCCATTTATTCAGGTTAATATTAACCCAAGGTGACCAGATTTACCGGAACTAAAACCCCAACCGGGACACTTTGCATGTGCCAGCCCAGGTCAGACATACTGTAggcccagacacacacagtctgtcTTTTGCCACCAGCACACGTAGGCCTACTGCTCACAACATAATGGGGTATCTCAGTCAATATTCATGAATTTTCTTGATATGTAGCCTATATATCTAAGAAATATTATTAAAAGACATTGAATGAGTATCGTGTGGGACCGACCTTATTTTTCAGAATCAAAGCATTCTTTTGGAAAATGCACCCACTGAACTATTTTTCATTGCATAGCACTAAACAAATTATTTGGATCTGCTGCCACAGGCTTGGACTAAAGTTATGGTAACACTTTACGGTAAGGGTACATGAATTATGAATTCATGGAATCATCAGGAATTGACATGAGTTCATATTCTCTCAGTCATAAACTCATGCATGAACAACACATCAACTAAAGCATCAGGTAAGGTGGGTACATCATTACGCATAAGTTGTATGATGATAATTAACTCTTTGACTGTTTTCTGTGTAACAATATTACTTTctaaaagtaactaaagcttatATACAAATGCAGtagagtaaaagtagaaagtggggtgaaaaaaaagtacttaaaaGTGCAGTACTCGAGTACAACTcgaaaggtccaatatgtaatacatttattatattaaatcaaGAAATGTCCACAATATTTCAAcacatattaaggaaacatgctaagttgaaatactttattttccgACAAAAATACCAAAGCCAGTGttctccatatttaaataaaacatgtccatattttggcctgtgtgttgccTATTTTGACACCCAGGTTGCCGGACACAAAACGCAAACACGCAAAAACAAGGTGCCGGCTGCAGCGATGGAAGCAGCAACCAAACCAACTGGATTAACAGATATAGATTCATTCTACCCAACCTTTAAAAACTCTGCAGCTTTTTTAAACAGTTGCATAACCAGAGAAGAGGTCAAATATGAGTAGATATTGAAGATGCATGTAAAATTTGGAGatagcttagagcccaaaaggatgcAAAGTTAGCTCATTTCCTCCTAACTTAACAGGTAAGCTTCATTCATTTATATCACAGCTAACGTAgtaatttggcgtaaacagaatgagaacatggatccatcatgccttgttaccactgtgcaggctggtggtggtggtgtaatgatgtgggggatgttttcttggcacactttaggccccttagtgccaattgggcctcgtttaaatgccacggcctacctgagcattgtttctgaccatgtccatccctttatggccaccatgtacccatcctctgatggctacttccagcaggataatgcaccatgtcacaaagctccaatcatttcaaattggtttcttgaacatgacaatgagttctctgtactaaaatggcccccacagtcaccagatctcaacccaatagagcatctttgggatgtggtggaacgggagcttcgtgccctggatgtgcatcccacaaatctccatcaactgcaagatgctatcctatcactatgggccaacatttctaaagaatgctttcagcaccttgttgaatcaatgcttAAGGCAGtcctgaaggcgaaagggggtcaaacacagtataagtatggtgttcctaataatcctataggtaaGTGTACATTGTAATGCTGGCTGCACAGATTAGGCAGACCACTACgattgactgacacacacacattgttaaaaTCATACGCTGGACGCTTTATAAGTCTTTCTACATGGGTATAGTTAATTATTGGGCTATAATAAGACCACGTTGGCTATGTAATTGCTGACAACCAGGAAGATTTCATGGTGGTTGGTGTAAATGGGACATTTTAAGGTCCCGACAGGCTTTTTTTGGGACTCGGGACACGCAACTGAAAATTGGGACTGTCCCGGTTAAATTGGGACTGTCCCGGTTAAaccgggacgtctggtcaccctatatTAACCTTGCTAGCCGTATGGGGCAAGGGATGGCAATGTAGGCCGGTCTGTCCACTACTTTgctccagactgaaatatgcCAACAACTGAATGGTATGTCATGTACAAATATTCATGGTCCACAGAGGCTACATTTTAATGAACTACTTTGTGTTTAGAGCTAAATAggaaatgctaacatgctaacacactaagcTTAGTTGAATACAGTAAACCAGCCGCATGTTAGCATCATCAcagtgagcatgttagcatgctaatgttataatttagctcaaagcacaggTGGGCCTAAGATAGCTATTTCTGTCACTATTTGTGACAGAAGGGTTAAGCCTACTACTAAAAAATATACCATCTCAAAACACCCTGAAGCCTGGTACacaattaacttttttgtccaccagccaaagGGAATGTTCGAGATTTACAAGCCACTCAATAGATAACCATTGTTTTTTGGCAGGTGAGCGAAGCAAATCTACCTACCACTTGGATTTTTTACCAGCATTTAGCTAGTAAATGGTGCAAATTTTGGACCTGATATCTGTATGgtatttaatgtatttcattacatttctGTGTCACTAATTGTGacagaagcacacacaaaaaaatggtgaaTTTAGAGATTTGGGTCTTGGtctctttttgggcttttacaCAGGAGATGGGGAAAATAACATGTAAGGGAAACTGTCTGTGAGCTTCATATTATTGTACAAACACAAGTGTGGTATTACTCCACTCATCAAACTCTTGAAAAGGGATAGTGTACTTTCCAAAATGTCACACtgtatatttcctttttttctctgggGAAACATTTCCATGGGGAACATTAAAACTGATGTAGAGAAACATCCGTGAAACAATATGCTATTAAGTGTTCAGTGATGCAAAAGACAACATTAAGGTATATGGATTTCATTTCACTCTACATTAACAACACAGCTGTACCACAGAGTAGTCAATATAATGTCCTAATAAAAGCATCATAAGCATTTCATTTCAGAGGTAACATAGTTGACCATCTCTTCTTCCCAAAATGATTAATGTGTCTTTCAGAAAATCAACtgtgagaaaaacacagatgtgtcgTGAGCTCATTCAAGAGTTCATCAAACGAACCGACTGAAAGGTTATTGACACCTCGATGGCGACAGCTGCAGGCGACAGTGATTGGCATTCAGCCTCTCTGTCTTCCTGGAGTTCAATTTAAAAGAAGtatgaaaacagcaaaacaagaaTAACCAACACATGTATTGTACGTCTTTTATGAGACTTGAGTAAATTTGCTTTGATTTCACCAAACTGTCACATTAATCATTTTTCAATATCTTCCTATTGTTGGGACTAAGAacatttcacattcattttggCAATCTGGGTCACCATAGAAACCAGAAACCAGCGGAAGAGAAAACCCTGAGACCAGTGTCGTAAATCAAACAGAACCAAATAAACGACAACACGTGGCAGCAAAGCAAGGACAGagctttctcttctcttctttttttcagtgaaaatgtttcaaagagagaaaaagataatTCCACACTTTTGTCCTGGTCCTATAGGTGATGAATGAGGgagctaataaaataaaataacaacagcTCAGCTCAAGGCTTCATGCAGCTTTTGAAGGCTTATTTGATTATAACTAAGATTAGATCAGTTGGATTAGATCCATCAATTGGCTCTAAGTACACTAAGCTGATatactttaattaaatattagtTATGGACCAGAAGCTTCTCTTTTATCACAGCAACAATCTGTAAAACCATGACGAGATGTTATTTGTGATTCTCCTTTGCAGTTGTTAATGGTTCAGTACAAATTTCTCCTTCCATTGAATAGTTGATTTTTTCCAAAATGCGTccctcttgtcttgttttacagCACCGGCAGTGTGACTGCATATGTATAATTCAATTCTAGCAAGTTATTATCATTCATGAATGAAGATAAACctttttaatattgttaaacttgtttgtgttttgcacGCACGTTCATGGCCGTTTTAAACAGAAAATCTCAGTTTTCACCGTCACTAAGTCCATGTAGACTCATAACACAAGAAATGGCTGATAAAGAATAGAAATAGCACAATTTGGACCATTAGTTCTATTTTGAAAGCCTGAAAGGAACAGAAAGATTTTACTTTTGTTCCACTTGTGTTGTCAAGCAGTAAGCcagagagcacacacacaaaaaacacaaaaaagggaaTGGGTGATCCCATTTACACTCAGTGACTTTATGCTTCTTGGGCGGATTGGATAGCTGATATCACAGAAGCATTCGAGATGAACGTTTGTGTTAGTTTTGGTTACCTGTTAGCTACCTAGTTATTACTTTCTGATACTGTTGTAAAAGcacaagttgttttttgtgtttttaagtaGGGTGAACCTAATTTACACGGCAGGAAATCTGAGACCCATTAGTCAGATTTGTGATGCTAACGGAGACGCACGCAAACATTATGTGGCTAAGTGTAAACAAAAGTGGATTAAATCACATCTGGATTTTAATAAAATGGACTCCCGTGTTTGGCTTCCTCATCCAATATTTatacaatacaaacacatttaccTTTAACACAGCTGCAAAAACCGCCAGTGTGTTTGTAGCcaatcattttttaatgtttttgttttgcgcATAAAAACCCCTGAGtaaaatcaattcaattatattttaattaaattaggGACAATTAATTAATGTCTTACATTGCACTGtagctgcactgtaacttttcttcttccattttatctattgtgtatgtgtatctgcAGTTATTAGGAAAATAATGAttgcttaaaaaaatattatcatAGTTAACTTATAATCAAGAACAGtatgtttatatatacagtatatacagtatatttatatatatagtatatatatatttctttttttcttgaatttttttatttctgtaggTTATCTGTAGGTGTcttctgttattttattattactatcaGCACCGGGTGGGCTGCATagatatgtattttaaaaaaagaatgtaaaattGTAGTGCTCTGTACTGTAATGGATTGTAAATTAAGTGAAGGAGTTgcaataaaagtttaaaaaagaagaaaaaaaaaacagattaaccAGTAATGGAAATATTTAATACAGGAGTCGCAAACGATTAGTAGAATCatctaaaaaagaaatttcTTTCAGCCAAAGCTTAACTGTAGTGCAGCTGTAACATCAACTGTGATAACTCAGAGAAATCCATTGATACATCGCTCATCTCAAAACACCCTGAAGTCTAATATCTGTACGGTATTTGATGGATTTCATCTTGCCTCATTAATCTTCTTTCTAGGGGACCGTTCAAATGTCTCTGAAA
The nucleotide sequence above comes from Etheostoma spectabile isolate EspeVRDwgs_2016 chromosome 15, UIUC_Espe_1.0, whole genome shotgun sequence. Encoded proteins:
- the LOC116702698 gene encoding somatostatin receptor type 5, encoding MDELWENGSFPSPSPGLPLLLFNDSDLNETLSNSTNSSVPVVSLGPSVAGVLLPLIYIIVCIIGLGGNTLVIHIVLHYSKIESVTNIYILNLAIADELFMLSLPFLAVQNTLQSWPFGSFMCRLVMTVDSINQFTSIFCLTVMSIDRYLAVVHPIRSSKWRRPQVAKVVNGTVWALSFLVILPVVIFANIQKTGGTCNIAWPQPANIWRAAFIIYTSTVGFFCPLLIICLCYLLIVFKVRSSGKKVHATSTKRRKSERKVTRMVVIVVAVFVFCWLPFYALNILNLLVSLPSEYQGLYYFVVVLGYANSCANPIVYAFMSDNFKRGFRKALCRSTRKVENHEPMELQQQEQREGRAVLKPRESLRRVFKDEDEYDEEDVSEMTEIYRIAQNGNSSFQTQSLLPLLPEKGATPVATELSSPDREDKPGDVTGKDPADGSTLTVPLLLNGTKNGSIKTLPEENLEQSTSLEISYL